From one Delphinus delphis chromosome 21, mDelDel1.2, whole genome shotgun sequence genomic stretch:
- the KBTBD11 gene encoding kelch repeat and BTB domain-containing protein 11: MESPVAPCVLYPGDGACGQAGGRGGAPEAPGEGGLQPPDAAGGEGAASPAQTPCSLSASLCFSSGDDSPPSCRRGRRVVQRQWEVGSAGAASPEGRASPEDPVSPEERTSPEESASPEDPASPGECPPAEEPTSPEEAGDPAPVPPGVGPEHGEPDLLIEVSGRRLRAHKAVLAARSDYFRARASRDVLRVQGVGWAALRLLLAYAYSGRMAGVRPDNVADVVAGARRLQLPCAAQRATDAVAPQLSLANCFEVLSAAKRQRLAELREAAYRFMSDHYLEVLREPAVFGRLSGAERDLLLRRRLRAGRARLLAAALGPAGERAGSRPQSPSGDAEGRGDAAVYCFHEAAGEWRELTRLPEGAPARGCGLCVLYNYLFVAGGVGPAGPDGRARPSDRVFCYNPATDRWSTVRPLRQARSQLQLLALDGHLYAVGGECLLSVERYDPRADRWAAVAPLPRGAFAVAHEATTCNGEIYVSGGSLFYRLLKYDPRRDEWQECPCSSSRERSADMVALDGFIYRFDLCGGRGDAPGAGPAGGLSVLRYHCLAKQWSRCASHLRPPGAPSGLQPFRCAALDGAIYCVSRAGTWRFVPPPDGEPGAGDAGPEGSFELQSLRAPTDARGLFFPFVLNLPEEKPDRGEEGAA; encoded by the coding sequence ATGGAGAGCCCGGTGGCCCCCTGCGTCCTCTACCCGGGGGACGGAGCGTGCGGCCAGGCCGGGGGCCGGGGCGGCGCTCCCGAGGCTCCGGGAGAGGGCGGCCTGCAGCCGCCGGACGCGGCGGGGGGGGAGGGCGCTGCGTCCCCGGCGCAGACACCCTGCAGTCTCAGCGCGTCCCTGTGCTTCAGCTCCGGGGACGATTCCCCGCCCTCTTGTCGCCGCGGCCGGCGGGTGGTGCAGAGGCAGTGGGAAGTCGGCAGCGCGGGCGCCGCGTCCCCGGAAGGGCGCGCGTCCCCTGAGGATCCCGTGTCCCCCGAGGAGCGCACGTCCCCAGAAGAGTCCGCGTCCCCGGAAGATCCCGCGTCCCCCGGGGAGTGCCCGCCGGCCGAGGAGCCCACGTCCCCGGAAGAGGCCGGGGACCCCGCGCCTGTGCCCCCCGGCGTCGGGCCGGAGCACGGGGAGCCCGACCTGCTCATCGAGGTGTCTGGCCGCCGGCTGCGGGCTCACAAGGCGGTGCTGGCGGCGCGCAGCGACTACTTCCGTGCGCGCGCGTCGCGGGACGTGCTGCGGGTGCAGGGCGTGGGCTGGGCGGCGCTGCGGCTGCTGCTGGCCTACGCGTACAGCGGGCGCATGGCGGGCGTGCGGCCCGACAACGTGGCCGACGTGGTGGCCGGCGCGCGCCGCCTACAGCTGCCCTGCGCCGCGCAGCGCGCCACTGACGCCGTGGCGCCGCAGCTGAGCTTGGCCAACTGCTTCGAGGTGCTGAGCGCGGCCAAGCGGCAGCGGCTGGCCGAGCTGCGCGAGGCCGCCTACCGCTTCATGAGCGACCACTACCTAGAGGTGCTGCGCGAGCCCGCCGTCTTCGGGCGCCTGTCGGGCGCCGAGCGCGACCTGCTGCTGCGCCGCCGCCTGCGCGCCGGCCGCGCCCGTCTTCTGGCCGCCGCGCTCGGCCCAGCCGGGGAGCGCGCGGGCAGCCGGCCGCAGAGCCCGTCGGGGGACGCGGAGGGCCGAGGCGACGCCGCCGTCTACTGCTTCCACGAGGCGGCGGGCGAGTGGCGCGAGCTGACGCGGCTACCCGAGGGCGCGCCGGCTCGGGGCTGCGGCCTGTGCGTGCTCTACAACTACCTCTTCGTGGCCGGCGGCGTGGGGCCCGCGGGCCCCGACGGCCGCGCGCGGCCCTCGGACCGGGTCTTCTGCTACAACCCGGCCACCGACCGCTGGAGCACCGTGCGGCCGCTGCGCCAGGCGCGCTCGCAGCTGCAGCTGCTGGCCCTGGATGGCCACCTGTACGCCGTGGGCGGCGAGTGCCTGCTCAGCGTGGAGCGCTACGACCCGCGCGCTGACCGCTGGGCCGCCGTGGCCCCGCTGCCCCGGGGCGCCTTTGCCGTGGCGCACGAGGCCACCACCTGCAACGGCGAGATCTACGTGTCCGGGGGTTCGCTCTTCTACCGCCTGCTCAAGTACGACCCGCGGCGCGACGAGTGGCAGGAGTGTCCGTGCAGCAGCAGCCGCGAGCGCTCGGCCGACATGGTGGCCCTGGACGGCTTCATCTACCGCTTCGACCTGTGCGGGGGCCGCGGCGATGCGCCGGGGGCCGGGCCTGCGGGGGGGCTCAGCGTGCTCCGCTACCACTGCCTGGCCAAGCAGTGGAGCCGCTGTGCCTCGCACCTGCGGCCCCCGGGCGCGCCGTCGGGCCTACAGCCCTTCCGCTGCGCCGCGCTGGATGGCGCCATCTACTGCGTGAGCCGCGCGGGCACCTGGCGCTTCGTGCCGCCCCCGGACGGCGAGCCCGGCGCCGGCGACGCGGGCCCCGAAGGCAGCTTCGAGCTCCAGTCGCTCCGAGCCCCCACGGACGCCCGGGGCCTGTTCTTCCCGTTCGTGCTCAACCTGCCGGAGGAGAAGCCAGACCGAGGCGAGGAGGGCGCCGCGTAG